gatcaggtcaggtgcaattcccacactgtgtctccggtgctgtcccctgtatcgcccttagtcactgattggcatcatttctcatagtggggccagccatgttgttctctctgtggactggctgctctactcaggaacatcatcctcacggcctagtgggccaggctgtgttccactctctcctcctgccccttcatcttctcccgtgtgctctgatctgatatgtccatctcccggagctgcagagtcaatgtcgtcctttggaacaaattcttttcgggggaggggcaggaatccacttaatatatggtgctggggccagtggAGGGAATATTTTTACAGAAGACCAGGTTATCTTTTCAGGGAGAAATGAGTTCCTTATTCACCTACTTATAGGTCTCTATTGGCCTTCTgctcttgctttattttttttcctctgcACTTTTTTTCCTCTacactttttttcctttcttctttcccctTATGAAATGTGTGATACATGGAAACTGTTACTTTGTATGTGAGTAATGAAACAGATATAAAACTTATAACCTGTGAACCCACCACTCATCTCAAAAAATAGACACTTAATGTTGTTGGTgtttcttctagatttccattCACCTATGCATGCTCCTTTAaggtgagctttttttttttttttaactttttcaaGACTCCAAATTTATTTATTGTAAATACCATTTATAACAACTGTGACTATACACATGACTTTTTCCCTCTTTGATTAacaatattttgtttatttttcaagatcattttgttgggggcgcttaacagctcttttaacaatccatacatcaattgtatgaagctcatttgtacatatgtgttatcattagtttctaaacatttacatcctgtttgagcccttggttaaaGGTGAGATTTGTTTATCACTTATGTATCTCCATTTTGTgtgtatttcaaaatatatactaCATTTTTATGTATTCCAAAACTATATTGTGTAGTTTTACTCCAAAAAAGGGGATTCACACTATATACTTATCTTTGTTTCATTCTAatcaatattatatattttaagatTCACTTATACTGATGTGTGTGTAGCTGTGATTTGTTTTATGAGATATATGGTATTAATTGAGAGaaaagtggggctttctactgctgtaaagatttatagtcaaaataacgatgtataaattaccaagggcacatgagggaggggggaacggggagggagggggaaaaaaaagaggacctgatgcaaagggcttaagtggagagcaaatgctttgagaatgattggggcagggaatgtatggatgtgctttatacaattgatgtatgtataggtatggattgtgataagagttgtatgagtccctaataaaatgtaaaaaaagaaaagaggagaaaaaaaaagaaaatgtttagggcaaagaatgtgcagatgtgctttatacaattgatgtatgtgtatgtatggactgtgataagcgttgtatgagcccctaataaatttttttttaaaaagggaaaaagagatttatagtctctgacCAATAGTGGACAACTACACAGGCTTTTCACTGTTGTTCAGATATTGTTGGTAAGAACTTCTGGTACATtggttttctctttgtttggACACATTACTTGATAACCCCTCCCAGGTTTTCTTGTACTTAAGTATAACCTTGTGATCTAAGCTGTCTCTGAAGGAATGTGAGCAGAAGTAAACTGTGTCTCTTACAGACCTGGTCCTACACAAAGTGTCCTAGTTGCTTTCCCCTTGTATTAGTTGAATGCAAACAGTGATGAGCTCTACAGAATAGCAAACCACAAGATAGAAAGACCTGGCATTTTTGAATGATCATGAGGAGATGATACTCTTCATGCTGACTTGGAACCTTTCTAGACTTTTAAATAAAGCAAAAGAgaaacctcaacaacaacaaaaaagatagttacagtctcagaaactcaccagggcagttctttcctcttacaggatccctgtgagttggcatggacttagtggcagtgagtgagcgatAGTATTAATTGTATGACTATACTataattttttcttcctcctgaAAGTAGACTTTACCCCCTTCTATttggttgatttttaaaaatattcttgctACATCTTCAGAAGTATATTATGTGTAAAAGTTTTCTGTGTGCAATGACTTTTAAACATTTGACGATACTTCCATGtgttaaagtaaaataaaatgtgaaTCAGCATTTACCCTTATTACATGTGATGCACTTAGATTTTCCATGTTTCTAGGTATTGGTTGTGACTAAATGATTTTCACAGTTTAATAGCTGTCTTGGTTTCCTTTGAAGAGCTGGTATGTTGTGTGTTGACTTGGCTTTCCTTTGCTTATAAGATTGCTTTTGCTTATAGATTGGCATCCAGTTGAGTGTATACCTGGCTAAGCAGGATACACACTCCTCTTAATACCTGGAAACATCTATTTTTGTGCTCAGTGAAGCTTCAGCTCAGAACAGATCTGAATTTAATACTAAAGTCACCCACCATTTCTTGTTGGAGTGAATTATCCTACATGTACTCTTCCTAAGTATTTTAGGTTTGCCAGAGTTAGACCATTTCTGAGGATACAGAATGAGATTCATTGGAACTTTTGATTGTTGGTATTTGTTTTCATATCAGATTTACCTCCTTCCTTTAATTATTTTGACCACAAACTCAATTTTCTTAGGCTTAGACTTCAATTATTTGTTCTGTTCACTTCATTGAAATGAATTTGGGAGTATTCTTACCTATAatctggaatagtttgaatagaaTTGGTGTCACCTGTTCTCTGACTAGATAGTTTGTCAGTCAAGCTGCCTGGGCCCAgacattttttattgttgttatttttaattctGACCTGTTCAATTTTTTATATTATAGGTACCATCTATACTCATGTATAAtccgaatttttcagcacatttttaatgcagtttttgtggtaaaattaagtgccttggtTGATAGTCATGTTGGCTTATACTAGAATATATACGGTATCGTCAAATTTTGTTAGTTCAGTGTGTATTAGTTTAGATACatagtgtgtttctagaaattggTGTATTTCATTTAGGCTTTCAATAATTTTGGAATATATTTCTTCAATTCATTCACTGCCAATTGAATTCCGTTCAAGCTCATAGTAATCCtttagggcagggaagaactgtccctgtgggttttcaaggttgtaaacctttataggttcagaaagtcttatctttagctcatggagcagctgatgggtttgaactgatgtagCAAGGAATTAGGATATAATTAAGAGAAATTACATTTATTACCATTTTGGGGAATATTGGTATAGAGTTAGGAGCTGCAGATCACAATTAGCCTTATTGAAATTAAATTATACAAATTGTTATTGTTCACATATTAGGGGATATAGAGGATATCAATACTTAATTTTTTAATAGCACCCAACATTGAATTTAAGTGGTGGATAGTTTAAAACCTTTGGAAAGATATTGGGACTGGCAGGCTGGACCTTGGAGGTGAAAGAGACAAAGATCATCAGTTCTGATGGAAGGAAATATTTGGCTAAATAAACAACTTACAGAGTTAGTGttacttcaaaaaaaaaatccaaaagactcctcactgtcattgagtcttgATTCAGACTGATAGCGACCCTatcagatagggtagaactgcccttgtaggtttctgacttTTAATGCTTTACAGCAATAGAAAACAATCTCTCTCCCagagagtggccagtggttttgaactgctgaccggtggctgGCAACTCAGTGCTAatttactgcaccaccaggactgctACCTAGGAGGATTTAATTTATACTTGGGAAAATTAACGAGCCTTTTAGTTTGAGATACTGTTACCGTGGTGGAAAGAGGTGAAATGTATTACGAAAGAAATTCCTATGttcctttaattatttttatattgacCACATCTGTTCATTTAGTAAACAGGTCAAGTTTTTCACTGGTAACATGTCTAATATGGTTTCTTGCATATCTGAACAGCATTTGCTACACCTATTATTTCTCTGTGTTTTGTGATACTGAGTTCTTTTTTAACACAAGTGTTTTGACTGGAAGTAAAACATCAAAAGCATTAGTCTGTTGAAGAATTAGGCTAATGTAGAAATGACATGAAACACATTGTTAGCTAAAAACAAGCTTAGTAAATTATATCTGAAACTGTGTTGTATCTATTAGGCATGAAATTCAGCTGTTTTTATTCTTTGGTTTTTGTGAATATAATGTGAAGTGGATGTCTATGCAAAGAAATGCCTAGTATCTTTCAATAATAGAACTCATTATAAAGACCATAcagacctttcttttttttttttttatcatacaGACCTTTCCCATGTATTCTGAACACTCAAAGTAATAGTacctggaattaaaaaataaatgaagaataCACTGTAAGCTAATTCTAACATTGTGATAATTAGATTTGAAACAGTAAGGCTATAATATGATTTATTAATATTATAGTACTGCATGATTTTTGTGGGGCCTTTGAGAAGTATATAATATGTATTTGTCttcattttgtttaaaaaatcattagatGCAAATACCCTTATTGTgatcaaaattaaaataaaattaattaaaaattaaaaataaaagcctctGGGTGAGATGGtgaaagagggagggaaaaaagaggagctgataccaagggctcaaatagaaagaaagtactttgaaaatgatgatggccacatatgcacaaatgtgattgatacaagtGATACATGGActtttataaaagctgtaagaaccctcaattaaaaaaaaaaagaaaagaaaattaccaagtccacttaaaaataaattaagaaaaagaaaggccTCTGGAACCAGGTTCAGGTATTATTattccaaccccatcacataagaGATTGTGACCTTAGACATTACCTCTCTGTGCCTAAGTTATAAGATGAGAATATTTCTTCCCTGCTTTatatgagaattttttttaaatttcaaaatgcatattaatattttattgtctTAGTAATACCTATTCAGAGGTTGTGAGGTACATTCCATTAAATGTATGTAATTGAGTTATTAAAAACCTTTAGAACAGTAAAATCAATGTTTTGTTTACTATATAATTTAAAAGTATAAGTTTAAAAATTAGCAATTAGTAGTTTACCAAAATAATTTCATTACTTTACAAAGATATTAAAATCTTACTTAGTTTAATTGTCAGAAACCCAGCAATATCATTCAATTAATGATCATTTACTTGTCACGTTGGTCAGACATCATTCCTTTTGAGTAAGGAATGTACTGAATATCTTTCCCCGATTACTTTTGTTTtactaaaaaaatatttttcttgaaaACAAAGTGAAACCTAAATTACTTTGATAGCTGCTGAAAATTTACCTGAATATTTAGACTGCAGATCCACAAGAGGTGAAGATAAACACATTAGGTTTATGATAGCTAGTACATAACAAAAAATTAAGACAGTTATTTTGGGAATATTAATGCAAACTGGAAACACTAATAAAAGAATGCTCACTACAAGGCTTGTCATTAGCACGTTTATTCACGTGAATAAATGTTAGTATATGAATACATAACAATAGGCCCTAtcttatcacaggccagtgttttCAGAACCAAAACTTGTGGCCAATATTTTATATAACAAGAGGAAAAGACATAAAATATGTAAATTATCAGAAAAGAAGTAAATAAGAAaacaatgcattttacatgaatTTATGATATAAATTACAGAAGACAGCTACAATGAACAGACGTGCATTACTATGAGCTAAGACTGCATATATGCTGCGGCCTTTACAGGACTGGTCACAGACAAATGTTAGCATGTTTTTAGTTCTTAACTGGAGTTGAGCTTCCTTTTGTAGTCTTCTTTAAATGGTGGTAGTTTGGCAAGATTTTCATGAGGAAATCCAGCTGTAGTGTCTGGGGCTGTGGCCGCTCGGTCTGCACCCGGCGGAGGCAGTTGGCCCCGTAGATCACTGTGTTTTCAGGGACGACTTCAAAAGTGTTCAGACTGCAACAGGCATCAATGATGCAGCCACTCGTCAGTATTACATTTCTGCCTACATACGCTTTTGATTCAATGATATTATTATCTCCCATTTTCATGGCTTGAGAATAACAGCCAACTTCAAACATGTTGTTGGTTCCAATGATCATAGGTTTGGGTTCAACGTCTCCAGCATCGGGGGTGATATTATCAGGGTGAGCATTTATGATGAGGGCCTGCTCTTCAATTAGGTTCCCCTCACCGATCACTATGGGCCCGGCTTCTGCAATAATTCGTGCTTTTGGGTGGATTACTGTCCTGGGTCCTATAGTGACATCTCCTCTGATctcactttttacacacactactGCTCCAGGAGCAATCTTCACACTCTTTGGAGTCTTCTCCGCCATTGTCCGGCCCCGGTCCTCCGTCGGATATATGAGAATTTTTAACAAATAATATGTGCTCAGTAAATCTTAGTTGCTGCCAGTCATTTCCTTACACAGGAACAGCAATATTGCATTGCTTATggtgaattaatttttctttttaaataaatgcaTAATCATATTCCAACATGACTAGGACCACTTAAAGAAACACATTTAAAATTAGTTTTGACTACAAATCTTAAGaatttttactttgttgttgttatgtgctatTGAGTCCGTTCTAACCCATAGCGACCtaagtacaatagaatgaaacactgtgtggttctgcaccatcctcacagttgttcctatgcctgatcccactgttgcagccactgtgtcactccatctattTGAGGGTTTGCATCTTTTTGCAttacaaacatgatgtccttttccaggaattggtttctcctgacaacatgtccagagtatgtaagacaTAGTCTCACTATCTTTGCTGTAAGGTGCACTTTGAtaatacttcttccaaggaagatgCTTGTCCTTTCAATagcccatggtaatttcaatattctcttccaagccatgatattttcagttgcctcatatgcatgtgaaagttggacatttaataaaggaagactgaagtaagaactgatatatttgaattgtgctagcgaatattgaaatattttttacTTGCAGCTATAATTTTAATTCGTATAAAAATGGAGATGTCATTCAATAATTTACTCAATCAGGTTTTTCCCCCctaacttatttttaaatttttattgtgatttgggtgaaagtttacagagaacatTTGTTTCCATTCACTTTTTGTTTCATATAATTGAGTACAATCTTCACATTATAAGAGCACTCTTCCTACTTCAGTTTTTCCATtcccatttgtccttctttcctctccatttcTATCCTTTCACCTTTTTTACCGGGAAAATGCTGTGTCTTTTCATCTtgtatggttgattgttctaaggagtgcaAACCTGGGTTGTTGGTATTCTTTTGATAGGTctttctgttgtttggctgaaaacagaattaCTAGGGTGAATTAAATTCCAGATTTGAACAATGTCTAAGGGCCTTAGTATTGACGGTTTCTTCATTCTCTTAAATCACAACAGTAACCCTTGTTTTTATTTatgatttgagttttgttccacatttttattCACTCTATCCCTtcctatttttcttttcaaagaagttggaagtgGTTGCCAAGCACCATCCAGCTCTTCTGATCTCGGGGTTCTCATGATCCATTAGTCCTATGGACAACTCTTTTcatgcatctttgattttcttcactattCTTTTCTTGGACAAGTTGAGGACCAGTGGTTGGAACCAAGCTTTTAAGATGCCAGCAACTACTCTCCAAAATAGAATGGAGatcattgtctttgtggattatgttatgccagttgaccttgagGCTATGATCCTGAGATTTCAGGCCCAGTGATTTATTCCTTCCAGTGTTTGGTTATGGCCAAAGTTTTTCTTAGTTTGCCCCCTATATGCATGCACTACTATAGTAAATGGAGATAGTTGTAGTacatataaatagatatatagaATTAACCTCTGTCAAACCTGTATTAAAGGCTGTAAACATTGAGTTCTGAAAACTAATCCTTGAgcgtcatcagcaagtgtttcaagtcctcactttcagtaagcaaggttgtgttttctgcatatcaaagattgttaataagcctttctcaaaTCCTCATACTACatccttcatataattcagctttcctaattatttgcttagcatacagattgaataaataaggTAAGATGATACAACACTGACACATACttaatctgattttaaactatacactatcccttgttctgtttccactaTTGCCTCTTGATCATATACAGGTTCTGCTTGaatacaattaagtgttctggaatacctGTCTCTCAAGGGTATCAattgtttgttatggtccacatagtcaaatgcctttgcatagacaataaaacacaagtaagcatctttctggtattttttgctttcagctgagatccatctgacatcaacaatgatatccattGTTCCACTCCTTTTCTGAATCAAGCCTGATTCTACAACAACTCTCTGTCAGTGTTCTGCTGCAGtctttgttggataattttttaattttattttttatcattttattgggggagcatacagctccaatcacaatccatacacatatccattgtatcagcacatttgtacatatattcctatcattttcaaaacattttctttctacctgagcccttgatggtatcagctcattttttttccttccctcctccaccctccctccccctagaacccttg
This genomic stretch from Tenrec ecaudatus isolate mTenEca1 chromosome 14, mTenEca1.hap1, whole genome shotgun sequence harbors:
- the LOC142425419 gene encoding dynactin subunit 6-like, with protein sequence MAEKTPKSVKIAPGAVVCVKSEIRGDVTIGPRTVIHPKARIIAEAGPIVIGEGNLIEEQALIINAHPDNITPDAGDVEPKPMIIGTNNMFEVGCYSQAMKMGDNNIIESKAYVGRNVILTSGCIIDACCSLNTFEVVPENTVIYGANCLRRVQTERPQPQTLQLDFLMKILPNYHHLKKTTKGSSTPVKN